From the Paenibacillus sp. R14(2021) genome, the window CGTCGTCTTCAGGAGCAGGCTGCAGCAGAGATCGATGCGCGCGCTCTGCACGTAATCAAGGAACGTGGTACCCGTCGCTTTCTTGAAGCTGCGCTGGAACTGGCGTTCGCCGATGCCGAGCCGCTCCGCGATATCGGCTGCATGAAGCGATTGAGCGCAGTTGGCCTCGATGAACGCGAGCTGCTCCCGCATGCCGCTTGAGGCATGACCGGCAGAATGAGCGGGTTCTTGTGGGGGCAGGTCTGCGCCCATGCGGCGGTACAGCAGCACGAGCAGCTCGATAGCCGCGGCGCAGAGTGCGGCGGCAAAGCCTGGCTCACGCGCGGTGAATTCCCGGTGGAGTTTATGGAACAGGCGCAGCGCTTCTTCGCCGCGGTCGTGGAGGTGAAACCAGGCTTTGAGCGAATTACGCCCCCGGAAGGCTTCCGCGATTTGCGGCTCGGCGCGGATGCCTTGGAGGAGCGTCTCCAGCTGTTCGGCGGTCAGGATGCAGTTGTACATCACAAGGGATTGACCCTGCGCCGCCGGACGGAAGACATGGGAGAGACCGACTGGGATGAAGAACAGGTCGCCGCGCGCGACGGGCATCTGGTCGGATCCGATATAATGGACGCCGGTACCTTCGGTAACCAGGCAGATCTCAATGAAATCATGCGCATGCATGCGCAGCTCGAACGATTCGTAAGCGCGATTGATATAGAGCGGCAGATGATCGTTGATGAGTGAGGCGTAGGGCAGAAGCCGTTCGCCATAAGAGAAATGCGAATTTGCGGTCATGTGATTACCGTTTTTCATATCCGGCTCCCTCCTCGTTCTAGGCTTATTATAGCGAATCCCTGAGAAGCGCACATGTTTCCAGGCAAACTGGTCATAATAGCCAAAACAAAAGGAGGTTTTTCCCATGTGTCAAGCGATTTCCATTACCGCGCATGCTTCCGAGCTGACGGATCGATTCGAGCTCGGCAATGTCCTGTTTCATACGTCCAACCGGTACGAGATTCATCCGACAGAATCCATTTCCGCGATCTATGCGGGCAAACAAGGGCGGGTGCTCGATGAATTCCGCTGGGGGATGGTGCCCTACTGGGCAAAGGATTCTGTACGC encodes:
- a CDS encoding AraC family transcriptional regulator; amino-acid sequence: MKNGNHMTANSHFSYGERLLPYASLINDHLPLYINRAYESFELRMHAHDFIEICLVTEGTGVHYIGSDQMPVARGDLFFIPVGLSHVFRPAAQGQSLVMYNCILTAEQLETLLQGIRAEPQIAEAFRGRNSLKAWFHLHDRGEEALRLFHKLHREFTAREPGFAAALCAAAIELLVLLYRRMGADLPPQEPAHSAGHASSGMREQLAFIEANCAQSLHAADIAERLGIGERQFQRSFKKATGTTFLDYVQSARIDLCCSLLLKTTDSIVEIAVRSGYQDIKFFNRLFKRKTGVTPRQYRMSMQQPRVPSS